The sequence below is a genomic window from Rhizobium sp. NXC14.
TTCGCGATCATCATGTCGATGCGCCGCAAGGACGGCACCGTCGTCGAAAACGTCAACGATCTCGCCGGCCTCTCCACAACCAACCCGTTCATGGCTGTGGTGCTGACGGCGCTGATGTTCTCGCTCGCCGGCATTCCGCCGCTCGCCGGATTCTTCGCCAAATACTTCGTCTTCGTTGCTGCGATCGAAGCCAAGCTTTATGCGCTTGCTATCATCGGCGTTCTCGCCTCGGTCGTCGGCGCCTATTATTATCTGCGTGTCATCAAGCTGATGTGGTTCGATGAAGCGACCGGCGAATTCGCCCGTGTCTCCAGCGCCCTGCGTCTGGTCTTCGGTCTCTCCGGTCTCTTCGTCACCGCCTATGTGCTTATCGGCGGCCCGATCGGTGGCGCGGCAGAGCTTGCCGCCGCGACGCTCTTCTGATGGCCTCCGACGGACGACGCCGGATATCGCTCGGCGATATCAGGCATGAGGCTCTGTCGGAAACATCGTCCACCAACAGCGAATGCCTCGCCCGAGCCCGGGCGGGGGATCCCGGCAATCTCTGGGTGACGGCCGAGAGGCAGACCGGCGGCCGGGGCCGTCGCGGCAGGCTCTGGGTTTCCGAACGCGGCAATCTCTACGCGTCTCTTCTGCTGATCGACCCGGCGCCAATGGAGCGCCTCGGCTCGCTGCCGCTGGCGGTTGCCGTTGCCGTTCACCAGGCCATCCGCAGGGTACTGCCGCCTGGCGGCGAACCGCTTGAGGTCAAATGGCCGAACGATATTCTCATCGGCAGAAAGAAGACCTGCGGCATCCTGGTCGAAGGCGAGGGGCTGCCGGATGGCCGTTATGCGCTGATCGTTGGCATCGGCATCAATGTCTCGGTCATGCCGGACAATCCGCTCTATCCCGTCACCTGCCTGCGCCAGCATGCGAGCGCGGCTTCGCCGGAGGAACTTTTCGCCCACCTTTTCGTGGCGATGGCGGATGTGCTCGAAATATGGGATCAGGGCCGCGGCATTGCCGAAATCACCGCGCGCTGGCGCGCCATTGCCTGTGGCATCGGGGAAAAGATCACGGTCAATTTACCGGACCGGTCGATTTCCGGACAATTCGCCGGGATTGATGATAATGGCTTGTTGATGCTCGATACCGGCGCTGGCACGATCATGTCTATTGCCGCCGGTGATGTGTTTTTTAGATAGCGGAAAAAACGAAAATTATGGCCAAACAGGACGAATTGGTATTCCTGCCTCTGGGCGGCGTCGGCGAGATCGGGATGAATCTTGCCCTTTACGGCTACGGCCCGCCCGAGCATCGCCAGTGGATCATGGTCGATTGCGGCGTTACTTTTCCCGGACCTGACTTGCCGGGTGTCGACCTCGTGCTGCCCGATATCCGCTTCCTTGCCAGCGAACGAAAGAATCTCAAGGCAATCATCATCACCCATGCCCATGAAGACCATTACGGGGCACTCGCCGATCTCTGGCCGGGCCTCAATGCTCCGGTTTTCGCCTCGGCCTTTACATCGGGTCTGCTTGAAGCCAAACGCAACTTCGAGAAGGCAACGATCGGCGAAGTGCCGGTGACGCCGTTCAAGGCAGGCGACACGATCAATGTCGGCCCGTTCAGCATCGAAGGTGTGGCCGTCAACCATTCGATCCCGGAGCCGATGTCGCTGATGATCCGCACGCCGGCCGGCAACATCATCCATACGGGGGACTGGAAGATCGACCACGAGCCTTCGCTCGGGCCTCTGACCGATGAGACACGCTTCCGCCAGCTTGGCGACGAGGGTGTGCTGGCGCTGATGTGCGATTCCACCAACGCCCTGCGCGACGGCGTTTCACCCTCCGAGAAGGATGTGTCGGAAAGCCTGCGCAAGATCATCGAGGATGCCGAGGGCCGGGTGGCGATCACGACCTTCTCGTCCAATGTCGGGCGTATTCGCACCGTAGCCGAGGCTGCCGAGGCGGCCGGCCGCGAAGTGCTGTTGCTCGGCAGTTCGCTGAAGCGCGTCGTCGATGTCGCTAGTGACATCGGCCTGATGGAAGGGGTCAAACCTTTCATTTCCGAGGAGGAGTACGGCTATATCCCGCGCGACAAGGTCGTCGTCATCTTGACCGGTAGCCAGGGCGAGGCGCGGGCGGCCCTTGCCAAGCTCTCCCGTGACGAGATGCGCAATGTGGCCTTTGCGGCAGGTGATATCGTCGTCTTTTCTTCGCGTGCCATTCCCGGCAACGAGAAGGCGATTCAGGACATCAAGAACGGCCTCGTCGAGCAGGGCGTGCATATCATCACCGATACCGAGGCGCTCGTCCACGTCTCCGGCCATCCGCGCCGCAACGAGTTACAGCGGATGTATGAGTGGACCCGGCCGAAAATCGTCGTGCCGGTGCATGGCGAGGCGACGCATCTGACGGCGCATAAGGAGCTGGCCGAGCAGTCCGGCATCGCGATCGTGCCGCGGGTGCGCAATGGCGATATCCTGCGGCTGGCGCCAGGCCCAGTCGAGGTGATCGCGGAAGCGCCGCATGGCCGCATCTACAAGGATGGCCTGCTGATCGGCGATTTCGACGAAATGGGTATCGGCGAGCGCAAGAAACTCTCCTATGTCGGCCATGTCGCGGTCAGCATCGTGCTCGACGGGCGTTATGACATCCTCGGCGATCCCGACCTCGTCTCGATCGGCCTGCCGGTTTATGATGACGAAGGCGAGGAGATGGAGGATACGCTCTACGATGCGGCGATCAGCGCCATCGAAAGCATTCCGCGTGCCCGCCGCAAGGATATCGACATGCTGCAGGAGGCCGTGCGCCGTGCCATCCGCGCAGCCGCAAATCACGCCTGGGGCAAAAAGCCCGTTGTCACCGCCTTCGTCACCAAGGTCTGACCATGCTCGGCCGAGTGAATCATATCGCCATCGCCGTTCCCGACCTCGCAGCGGCGACGGCCGCTTATCGCGACATGCTGGGGACCGCGGTATCTGAGCCGCAGCCTCTGCCGGAACACGGGGTCACCGTCGTCTTCGTCGAGTTGCCGAACACCAAGGTGGAATTGCTGCAGCCGCTCGGGCAGGACTCGCCGATCGCAACCTTCCTCGAAAAGAACCCGTCCGGCGGCATGCATCATATCTGTTACGAGGTGGACGATATCATCCTCGCCCGTGACCGGCTGGTCGCCGCCGGCGCGCGGCTGCTTGGCAACGGCCAGCCGAAGACCGGCGCGCATGGCAAGCCGGTGCTCTTTCTGCATCCCAAGGATTTCTTCGGCACGCTGATCGAACTCGAACAGGCCTAAATCAAATACAATTGGACACG
It includes:
- a CDS encoding biotin--[acetyl-CoA-carboxylase] ligase, producing the protein MASDGRRRISLGDIRHEALSETSSTNSECLARARAGDPGNLWVTAERQTGGRGRRGRLWVSERGNLYASLLLIDPAPMERLGSLPLAVAVAVHQAIRRVLPPGGEPLEVKWPNDILIGRKKTCGILVEGEGLPDGRYALIVGIGINVSVMPDNPLYPVTCLRQHASAASPEELFAHLFVAMADVLEIWDQGRGIAEITARWRAIACGIGEKITVNLPDRSISGQFAGIDDNGLLMLDTGAGTIMSIAAGDVFFR
- a CDS encoding ribonuclease J, with amino-acid sequence MAKQDELVFLPLGGVGEIGMNLALYGYGPPEHRQWIMVDCGVTFPGPDLPGVDLVLPDIRFLASERKNLKAIIITHAHEDHYGALADLWPGLNAPVFASAFTSGLLEAKRNFEKATIGEVPVTPFKAGDTINVGPFSIEGVAVNHSIPEPMSLMIRTPAGNIIHTGDWKIDHEPSLGPLTDETRFRQLGDEGVLALMCDSTNALRDGVSPSEKDVSESLRKIIEDAEGRVAITTFSSNVGRIRTVAEAAEAAGREVLLLGSSLKRVVDVASDIGLMEGVKPFISEEEYGYIPRDKVVVILTGSQGEARAALAKLSRDEMRNVAFAAGDIVVFSSRAIPGNEKAIQDIKNGLVEQGVHIITDTEALVHVSGHPRRNELQRMYEWTRPKIVVPVHGEATHLTAHKELAEQSGIAIVPRVRNGDILRLAPGPVEVIAEAPHGRIYKDGLLIGDFDEMGIGERKKLSYVGHVAVSIVLDGRYDILGDPDLVSIGLPVYDDEGEEMEDTLYDAAISAIESIPRARRKDIDMLQEAVRRAIRAAANHAWGKKPVVTAFVTKV
- the mce gene encoding methylmalonyl-CoA epimerase, whose product is MLGRVNHIAIAVPDLAAATAAYRDMLGTAVSEPQPLPEHGVTVVFVELPNTKVELLQPLGQDSPIATFLEKNPSGGMHHICYEVDDIILARDRLVAAGARLLGNGQPKTGAHGKPVLFLHPKDFFGTLIELEQA